The Candidatus Polarisedimenticolia bacterium genome has a segment encoding these proteins:
- the fsa gene encoding fructose-6-phosphate aldolase encodes MKFFIDSANIQEIRKAASWGILDGVTTNPSLVAKEGRDFTEILREICSVVAGPVSAEVVSTTTEEMVKEGRELSRVAKNITVKIPCIPDGIPAIKTLSGEGIAVNVTLIFSAPQALIAAKAGATFVSPFVGRLDDISSVGMDLVRQIRTIFVNYRFPTQVLAASIRNPLHVVDAAMAGADIATMPFAVIEALLRHPLTDSGLKRFLEDWQKLPRPSRKG; translated from the coding sequence ATGAAATTCTTCATCGATTCGGCAAACATTCAGGAGATTCGGAAAGCGGCGAGCTGGGGAATCCTCGACGGGGTGACCACGAACCCCTCGCTGGTGGCCAAGGAAGGACGCGATTTCACCGAGATTCTCCGGGAAATCTGCTCGGTCGTGGCGGGGCCGGTCAGCGCCGAGGTGGTTAGCACGACCACCGAGGAAATGGTGAAGGAGGGACGGGAGCTTTCCCGGGTCGCCAAGAACATCACCGTCAAGATCCCCTGCATCCCCGACGGCATCCCCGCGATCAAGACGCTGTCGGGCGAGGGCATCGCCGTGAACGTGACGCTGATCTTCTCGGCGCCTCAGGCGCTGATCGCGGCCAAGGCGGGGGCCACGTTCGTGAGCCCCTTCGTGGGCCGCCTGGACGACATCAGCTCGGTGGGCATGGACCTGGTGCGGCAGATCCGGACGATCTTCGTCAATTACCGGTTCCCCACGCAGGTCCTGGCCGCGAGCATCCGGAATCCGCTCCATGTCGTGGACGCGGCGATGGCGGGAGCCGACATCGCGACGATGCCCTTCGCGGTGATCGAGGCGCTGCTGAGACATCCTCTCACCGACAGCGGCCTGAAGCGGTTCCTGGAGGATTGGCAGAAGCTGCCGCGGCCGTCTCGCAAGGGCTGA
- a CDS encoding acyl-CoA carboxylase subunit beta, with protein MSSHRIDELRRRDREAEAGGGEERTARQHREGKLTARERVDLLVDPGSFEEFDKFVTHRCLDFGMEKTLVPGDGVVTGHGLVDGRPILLFAQDFTVFGGSLSETYAAKICKIMDLAMRVGAPIVGLNDSGGARIQEGVVSLAGYADIFLRNTLASGVVPQISAIMGPCAGGAVYSPAITDFNVMVEKTSYMFITGPDVIRTVTHEDVTKEKLGGAATHNEVSGVAHFAAPDDQACLALIRDLLGYLPSNNMADAPYRETGDDPLREDPELDHMVPENPNQPYDMKGLIQRVVDGGQLLEVHARFARNLIVGFGRLGGRVVGIVANQPAVLAGTLDIDASVKGARFVRFCDAFNSPLVVFEDVPGFLPGTAQEFGGIIRHGAKLLYAFAEATVPKITVITRKSYGGAYCVMASKHIRTDLNLAFPTAEIAVMGPEGAVNIIYRRELEASKEAEKFRREKIEEFREKFANPYVAAQRGFVDEVIEPRLTRRKLIRGLALLGTKREQGPPRKHGNIPL; from the coding sequence ATGTCCTCCCACCGTATCGACGAGTTGCGCCGCCGCGACCGCGAGGCCGAAGCGGGCGGCGGCGAAGAGCGTACCGCCCGCCAGCACCGGGAGGGGAAGCTCACGGCCCGGGAGCGGGTCGACCTTCTCGTGGATCCGGGCAGCTTCGAGGAATTCGACAAGTTCGTCACGCACCGCTGCCTCGACTTCGGGATGGAGAAGACGCTCGTTCCCGGAGACGGCGTGGTCACCGGCCACGGGCTCGTCGACGGCCGGCCGATCCTCCTGTTCGCCCAGGACTTCACGGTGTTCGGAGGATCGCTTTCGGAGACCTACGCCGCCAAGATCTGCAAGATCATGGACCTGGCGATGCGGGTGGGAGCGCCGATCGTCGGGCTGAACGACTCGGGAGGGGCGCGCATCCAGGAAGGAGTCGTCAGCCTGGCCGGCTATGCCGACATCTTCCTGAGGAACACCCTGGCGTCGGGGGTGGTGCCGCAGATTTCGGCTATCATGGGCCCCTGCGCGGGGGGCGCGGTCTATTCTCCGGCCATCACCGATTTCAACGTGATGGTGGAGAAAACCTCCTACATGTTCATCACCGGCCCGGACGTGATTCGCACGGTCACGCACGAAGACGTCACGAAGGAGAAGCTGGGAGGCGCGGCGACGCACAACGAAGTGAGCGGAGTGGCTCATTTCGCGGCGCCGGACGATCAGGCCTGTCTGGCGCTCATCCGGGACCTGCTGGGGTATCTCCCTTCCAACAACATGGCGGACGCTCCCTACCGGGAAACCGGCGACGATCCGCTCCGGGAGGACCCCGAGCTGGATCACATGGTCCCCGAAAACCCCAACCAGCCCTACGACATGAAGGGCCTGATCCAGCGCGTCGTGGACGGGGGGCAGCTCCTCGAGGTGCACGCCCGGTTCGCCCGCAACCTGATCGTTGGGTTCGGCCGCCTCGGCGGCCGGGTGGTCGGGATCGTGGCGAACCAGCCGGCGGTCCTCGCCGGAACACTGGACATCGACGCCTCGGTGAAGGGGGCGCGCTTCGTCCGTTTCTGCGACGCGTTCAACAGCCCTCTCGTCGTCTTCGAGGACGTTCCCGGTTTTCTTCCCGGCACGGCCCAGGAGTTCGGAGGAATCATCCGGCACGGGGCCAAGCTGCTCTATGCCTTCGCGGAGGCGACTGTGCCCAAGATCACGGTCATCACCCGCAAGTCATACGGCGGGGCCTATTGCGTCATGGCCAGCAAGCACATTCGAACCGACCTCAACCTCGCCTTTCCCACCGCCGAGATCGCGGTGATGGGGCCCGAGGGGGCGGTCAACATCATCTATCGCCGCGAGCTGGAGGCCTCGAAAGAGGCTGAGAAGTTCCGGCGCGAGAAGATCGAGGAGTTCCGGGAGAAGTTCGCCAATCCGTACGTGGCCGCCCAGCGAGGCTTCGTGGATGAAGTCATCGAGCCGCGGCTCACCCGCCGGAAGCTGATTCGCGGGCTGGCCCTGCTCGGCACGAAACGGGAACAGGGTCCGCCACGCAAGCACGGCAATATCCCTCTCTGA
- a CDS encoding acetyl-CoA carboxylase biotin carboxylase subunit, with the protein MFRKILIANRGEIAVRVIRTCRRLGISPVAVFSEADRHALHVRMADAALAIGPAPAARSYLNIEAVLSAARQSGAEAIHPGYGFLAENPEFARACSDAGIVFIGPDASAMRKLGNKVAARKRMAAAGVPVVPGLSGSRLTVSRIRDWAKRAGYPVLLKAAAGGGGRGMRIVRSPEELADAFAAARSEALSAFGDGTVFAERYLEESRHIEVQVLMDRQGRGVSLGERECSIQRRHQKLVEETPSPVVDERIRRRLGSYALKACRAARYLNAGTVEFIRDARGRFYFLEINARLQVEHPITEAVTGVDLVESQIRIAAGAPLDLPSRPLRPRGWALECRIQAEDPAQDFRPSPGKILLYRPSSGPGVRVDSGVTEGDEVSLHYDSLLAKLIASGRNREEAIGRMAQALSEFRIAGIPTTLAFHRRVMGDPAFRTGGIDTGYVRRLLAQPEREPEAEAQAAALVAAAHLRTTAAGRRSLEAAAAPDFRLRAGRGTGWERGFPRDPWRLG; encoded by the coding sequence ATGTTCCGCAAGATCCTCATCGCCAATCGCGGCGAGATCGCGGTGCGGGTCATTCGAACCTGCCGGCGCCTGGGAATCTCGCCCGTCGCGGTCTTCTCCGAGGCCGACCGTCACGCCTTGCACGTCCGGATGGCGGACGCGGCCCTGGCGATCGGTCCGGCGCCGGCCGCGCGCAGCTACTTGAACATCGAGGCCGTCCTGTCGGCCGCGCGGCAGTCGGGGGCCGAGGCCATCCATCCCGGTTACGGATTCCTGGCCGAGAATCCCGAATTCGCCCGGGCGTGCAGCGATGCGGGAATCGTCTTCATCGGCCCGGACGCGTCGGCGATGCGAAAGCTCGGGAACAAGGTCGCGGCCCGGAAGCGGATGGCCGCCGCCGGCGTTCCGGTGGTCCCCGGACTGTCAGGATCCCGGCTGACGGTGTCACGGATCCGGGACTGGGCGAAGCGCGCGGGCTACCCCGTCCTTCTCAAGGCGGCTGCCGGCGGCGGAGGACGCGGCATGCGGATCGTGCGCTCGCCGGAGGAGCTGGCCGATGCTTTCGCCGCCGCGCGGAGCGAGGCGTTGAGCGCCTTCGGCGACGGCACGGTGTTCGCGGAGCGTTACCTCGAGGAATCGCGTCACATCGAGGTCCAGGTGCTGATGGATCGGCAGGGAAGGGGAGTCTCGCTGGGGGAGCGCGAATGCTCGATCCAGCGCCGCCACCAGAAGCTGGTGGAGGAAACCCCCTCGCCCGTCGTCGACGAGAGGATCCGCCGCCGCCTCGGCTCGTACGCGCTAAAGGCCTGCCGGGCCGCCCGGTACCTGAACGCGGGAACGGTGGAATTCATCCGCGACGCCCGGGGCCGGTTCTACTTCCTGGAAATCAACGCCCGCCTCCAGGTGGAGCATCCCATCACGGAGGCGGTCACCGGCGTGGATCTCGTCGAATCACAGATTCGCATCGCCGCCGGCGCGCCGCTGGATCTCCCGTCCCGGCCCCTCCGGCCGCGGGGCTGGGCGCTCGAATGCCGGATTCAAGCGGAGGACCCGGCCCAGGACTTCCGTCCCTCGCCGGGGAAGATCCTGCTCTACCGACCTTCCTCGGGACCGGGGGTCCGCGTGGACAGCGGCGTGACCGAGGGTGACGAAGTCTCGCTCCACTATGACTCCCTGCTCGCGAAACTGATCGCCTCGGGCCGGAACCGGGAGGAAGCGATCGGCAGGATGGCGCAAGCTCTCTCGGAGTTTCGGATCGCCGGGATCCCCACCACGCTCGCTTTTCATCGCCGGGTCATGGGCGATCCGGCCTTCCGGACGGGCGGGATCGATACAGGATATGTCCGTAGGCTTCTGGCCCAACCCGAGCGGGAGCCTGAAGCCGAGGCCCAAGCCGCCGCCCTGGTCGCGGCGGCGCATCTTCGGACGACCGCCGCGGGCAGGCGCTCGCTCGAGGCAGCTGCCGCGCCGGATTTCCGCCTTCGGGCGGGCCGTGGCACGGGCTGGGAAAGGGGTTTTCCGCGGGATCCCTGGAGATTGGGATGA
- a CDS encoding biotin/lipoyl-containing protein, with amino-acid sequence MKLEATLGGRRRSLELRSVGSGYEGRLDGRSLEAEILESHGRLLTVRVGSRVFEISWWREGGACHMDLGGPPVTVEFLEPHERAAARQGAPEERAKREIRAAMPGKVVAVKVKQGEEVRQGQGLVVVEAMKMENEVPSPKTGKVTALEVVPGQTIEKGALLLSIE; translated from the coding sequence ATGAAACTGGAGGCGACCCTCGGCGGCAGGCGCCGGAGCCTCGAGCTTCGCTCTGTGGGATCCGGCTACGAAGGGCGGCTGGACGGCCGGTCCCTCGAAGCGGAGATTCTCGAAAGCCACGGACGTCTCCTGACGGTGCGGGTGGGAAGCCGGGTCTTCGAGATCAGCTGGTGGCGCGAGGGAGGGGCGTGCCACATGGACCTGGGAGGACCGCCCGTCACGGTCGAGTTCCTCGAACCCCACGAGCGCGCGGCGGCCCGCCAAGGCGCGCCGGAGGAGAGGGCGAAGAGGGAGATTCGAGCGGCCATGCCCGGGAAGGTCGTCGCCGTCAAGGTCAAGCAAGGAGAGGAGGTCCGCCAGGGTCAGGGGCTCGTGGTCGTCGAAGCGATGAAGATGGAGAACGAAGTCCCTTCTCCCAAGACGGGCAAAGTGACCGCGCTCGAAGTGGTGCCCGGCCAGACGATCGAGAAGGGGGCGCTCCTCCTTTCGATCGAGTGA
- a CDS encoding HU family DNA-binding protein has protein sequence MNKADLIEKIAKDARISKTAAGKTLDSLVDGVTKSLKKGERVALVGFGTFSVSKRKARVGRNPQTGEEIQIKARRVARFRPGKELAGAIK, from the coding sequence ATGAACAAGGCTGACCTGATCGAGAAGATTGCCAAAGACGCGCGCATCAGCAAGACGGCGGCCGGAAAGACCCTGGACTCATTGGTGGACGGTGTGACGAAGTCTCTGAAGAAGGGCGAGAGGGTGGCTCTCGTCGGATTCGGCACTTTCTCGGTGTCGAAGCGCAAGGCTCGGGTCGGCCGCAACCCGCAGACCGGAGAAGAGATTCAGATCAAGGCGCGCCGGGTGGCTCGGTTCCGTCCCGGCAAGGAGCTCGCCGGCGCCATCAAATAG
- a CDS encoding UbiA-like polyprenyltransferase: MTSGFPAVLQGASRHFRETLRMIQFEHTVFALPFAFAGAVLAQKGIPSLEELGWILLAMVGARSAAMTFNRLVDQPYDARNPRTRGRPLVTGALTRRFAWLFLSMASLLFVFSAARLNRLAFSLSFPVLAMILLYSYAKRFTWASHLLLGASLGCAPLGAWIAVRGDIQAAPLLLGLAVLLWTAGFDIIYACQDVEFDRRAGLHSIPGRWGIRRALWLSRFAHFAMIVTLLRVGSLLHLGIIYLFGVLMTGALLAYEHTLVKPNDLSRVNRAFFTVNGYVSIFFFLAILADARWPR; the protein is encoded by the coding sequence TTGACCTCAGGCTTCCCGGCCGTCCTCCAAGGCGCCTCCCGGCATTTCCGGGAAACCCTGCGGATGATCCAGTTCGAGCACACCGTGTTCGCGCTTCCCTTCGCCTTCGCCGGGGCGGTGCTGGCGCAAAAAGGGATCCCGTCCCTGGAGGAGCTCGGATGGATCTTGCTGGCCATGGTGGGCGCCCGCAGCGCCGCCATGACCTTCAACCGGCTGGTCGATCAGCCCTACGACGCGCGGAACCCGAGGACGCGCGGACGCCCCCTGGTGACCGGCGCGCTCACCCGCCGCTTCGCCTGGCTCTTCCTGTCGATGGCGTCGCTGCTTTTCGTGTTTTCGGCCGCCCGCCTGAACCGCCTCGCCTTCTCGCTCTCCTTTCCCGTCCTGGCGATGATTCTCCTCTACTCCTACGCGAAGCGCTTCACGTGGGCCTCGCACCTTCTTCTGGGGGCGAGTCTGGGATGCGCCCCGCTCGGGGCGTGGATCGCCGTCCGCGGCGACATTCAGGCGGCTCCCTTGCTGCTGGGCCTGGCCGTCCTGCTCTGGACCGCCGGATTCGACATCATTTATGCGTGTCAGGACGTCGAGTTCGATCGGAGGGCGGGCCTCCATTCCATTCCGGGGCGCTGGGGGATCCGGCGCGCGCTCTGGCTCTCGCGTTTCGCCCACTTTGCGATGATCGTCACGCTCCTTCGCGTGGGATCCCTTCTTCACCTGGGGATCATCTACCTGTTCGGAGTGCTCATGACGGGCGCTTTGCTGGCGTACGAGCACACTTTGGTGAAACCGAACGACTTGTCACGAGTCAATCGCGCTTTCTTCACTGTGAACGGCTACGTCAGCATATTCTTCTTCCTGGCCATCCTGGCCGACGCGCGCTGGCCGCGCTGA
- a CDS encoding UbiX family flavin prenyltransferase → MAEYVIGVTGASGALCAQDLIRAMASLPAVKRLHVVMSRFAAQTIRAELKVDGTGEADLRRALAGDPSPRVVFHSPDNMAAPISSGTYPVRGMVVIPCSAGTLGAIASGATANLIHRAADVTLKERRPLILAVRETPLNGIHLRNLLALSEAGAVVFPLTPSFYTLPADVKSIVEQFTARILDLLGLEHSLGKRWGA, encoded by the coding sequence ATGGCCGAGTACGTGATCGGCGTCACCGGGGCCTCGGGAGCCCTTTGTGCCCAGGATCTAATCCGCGCGATGGCCAGCCTGCCCGCCGTGAAGCGGCTCCACGTCGTGATGTCCCGCTTCGCCGCCCAAACGATTCGGGCCGAGCTGAAGGTGGACGGAACGGGCGAAGCCGACTTGCGGCGAGCGCTGGCGGGAGATCCGTCCCCGCGCGTCGTTTTCCATTCGCCCGACAACATGGCCGCCCCTATATCCAGCGGGACGTACCCGGTCCGGGGAATGGTCGTCATTCCCTGCAGCGCGGGAACCTTGGGAGCGATCGCCAGCGGCGCGACCGCCAACTTGATCCATCGCGCCGCCGACGTCACGCTGAAAGAGCGCCGGCCCTTGATCCTTGCCGTGCGCGAGACGCCCCTCAACGGCATCCACCTACGGAACTTGCTGGCCCTCTCCGAAGCGGGGGCCGTGGTGTTTCCATTGACTCCCTCTTTCTACACTCTTCCCGCCGACGTGAAGTCGATTGTCGAGCAGTTCACGGCGCGCATCCTCGATCTCCTCGGTCTCGAGCATTCTCTCGGCAAGCGGTGGGGAGCTTGA
- a CDS encoding PilZ domain-containing protein, which translates to MIGSEEKRRHPRVHDRLTLRSFFETGSVEMATTNLSLGGAHVITGRFMPLMTRVEVTLHLPPEAGVESRPRPVKAEAVVVRVDPPSPDSGAGSFEMALFFSRMEQQDRAALARYLAIQPQAT; encoded by the coding sequence ATGATCGGTTCTGAGGAAAAGCGGCGCCATCCTCGGGTTCATGATCGCCTCACGCTTCGATCCTTCTTCGAGACCGGTTCGGTCGAGATGGCGACCACCAATCTCAGCCTGGGAGGGGCCCACGTCATCACCGGCCGTTTCATGCCGCTGATGACTCGCGTGGAGGTCACGCTGCACCTTCCCCCGGAAGCCGGGGTCGAATCGAGGCCGCGGCCCGTCAAGGCGGAAGCGGTGGTGGTGCGTGTCGATCCCCCTTCCCCCGATTCGGGAGCGGGCTCGTTCGAGATGGCTCTCTTTTTCTCCCGGATGGAGCAGCAGGATCGAGCCGCCCTGGCGCGCTACCTGGCAATCCAGCCCCAGGCAACATGA
- the larB gene encoding nickel pincer cofactor biosynthesis protein LarB: MEKKRIRALLQALRQGDLSVEEALRRLHFLPFEDLGFAKVDHHRQLRRGFPEVIFGQGKSPKQILAIIRSLRADGAPVMVTRLPPRASRQIRASFPRAVYHRDARTLVLLPRGWKAGTRRGIAVLAAGTSDVPVAEEAAITAELMGNRVERVYDVGVAGLHRLLAHQEILHSAKVLIVVAGMEGALPSVVAGLVEAPVIAVPTSIGYGASFGGLTALLSMLNSCAGGVVSVNIDNGFGAGFSAGLINRAGYPPEGD; this comes from the coding sequence GTGGAAAAGAAGAGGATACGGGCCCTCCTTCAAGCGCTCCGCCAGGGCGATCTGAGCGTCGAGGAAGCGCTCCGGCGGCTCCATTTCCTGCCTTTCGAGGATCTCGGGTTCGCGAAGGTCGATCATCACCGCCAGCTACGGCGCGGGTTTCCCGAGGTCATCTTCGGCCAGGGAAAGTCTCCGAAGCAGATTCTCGCCATCATCCGCAGCCTGCGGGCCGACGGAGCGCCGGTGATGGTCACGCGCCTCCCCCCACGTGCCTCCCGGCAGATCCGTGCTTCCTTTCCGCGCGCCGTCTACCATCGTGACGCGCGAACCCTCGTCCTGCTTCCACGAGGGTGGAAAGCGGGAACGCGGCGCGGCATCGCCGTCCTCGCGGCGGGCACTTCCGACGTTCCGGTGGCCGAAGAGGCGGCGATCACCGCCGAATTGATGGGCAACCGGGTCGAAAGGGTCTATGACGTGGGGGTCGCGGGATTGCACCGGCTCCTGGCCCATCAAGAGATTCTACATTCGGCCAAGGTATTGATCGTGGTGGCCGGAATGGAGGGGGCTCTCCCGAGCGTCGTCGCCGGCCTGGTGGAGGCTCCGGTTATTGCCGTGCCGACCAGTATCGGCTATGGTGCCAGCTTCGGCGGTCTGACGGCGCTTCTCAGCATGCTGAACTCGTGCGCCGGGGGGGTAGTATCCGTCAACATAGATAATGGATTTGGCGCCGGATTCTCGGCCGGACTGATAAATCGCGCCGGCTACCCTCCGGAGGGCGACTAG
- the rpsU gene encoding 30S ribosomal protein S21, with product MPLVRVREDESLENALRRFKRKCEKSGILSEVKKRQHYLKPSQKRKIKALAARKKALKRLAQERRYND from the coding sequence ATGCCCTTGGTTAGGGTGAGGGAGGACGAATCCCTCGAGAACGCATTGAGGCGTTTCAAGAGAAAGTGCGAGAAATCGGGCATTCTTTCGGAAGTCAAAAAGCGCCAGCATTACCTTAAGCCCAGCCAGAAGCGCAAGATCAAGGCTCTCGCGGCCCGCAAGAAGGCGCTGAAGCGGCTCGCTCAGGAACGGCGTTACAACGATTAG
- the dnaG gene encoding DNA primase: MTPRSDGDFLETVRASADIREIISGCVQLKKIGGRYRGLCPFHSEKTPSFHVDPGKQLFYCFGCGTGGDVFKFLMLFEKVDFPEALRILARRYGIPEPERNAAGYSERQALLKLLRAALEFFRENLRKGSGADAARRYAKERGLSAETIDSFQVGFAPARWDGLKAHLLKAGFPERQLLAAGVLVKAENSDRTYDRFRNRLIFPIHSLREECLGFGGRILGEGEPKYLNSPETPLFHKGEVLYGLNRTAEEIRKREEAILVEGYLDFLSLYQSGFRNLAAVLGTGFSANHARLLGRFARRAIVNFDPDSAGQAATRRSLDVLLESGFEVRVLRLPGGKDPDRFVREEGAEAYRRLSENAPSYLEYLAHEAAGKVDLSSAAGKIEALNLVLPYVARLENAVARSEQVKLLSSLFRIQDAIVLQELKSTVAGRKTNLKSIPLEGTIGASSGSPAARLVRILIDEPEARRTLLPVLRDEDLEGSEVERIWHVVRDLARSGAEISYPRIGSLLPDPADQAFLVKLAALPGPALSVGDGEECLKSLRRRPLARRMQALQERLEQAPAGSNVDDLLRKKMDLRREMRALKNPPAP, from the coding sequence ATGACTCCCAGATCCGATGGTGATTTTCTGGAAACGGTCCGCGCCAGCGCGGACATCCGGGAGATCATCTCCGGCTGCGTGCAGCTCAAGAAGATTGGAGGGCGTTACCGCGGTCTGTGTCCGTTCCATTCGGAAAAGACTCCGTCGTTCCACGTCGACCCGGGCAAGCAGCTCTTCTACTGTTTCGGGTGCGGCACCGGCGGCGACGTATTCAAGTTCCTGATGCTCTTTGAAAAAGTCGACTTTCCGGAAGCGCTGCGAATCCTGGCGCGCCGCTATGGGATTCCGGAGCCCGAGCGAAACGCCGCGGGCTACTCGGAAAGACAGGCGCTTCTGAAGCTCCTCCGCGCGGCTCTCGAGTTCTTTAGGGAGAACCTCCGGAAAGGCTCGGGGGCCGACGCGGCGCGGCGCTACGCGAAGGAGCGGGGCCTCTCGGCGGAGACGATCGACAGCTTTCAGGTCGGATTCGCTCCCGCGAGATGGGACGGCCTGAAAGCCCATCTCCTGAAGGCCGGATTTCCGGAGCGCCAGTTGCTCGCCGCGGGCGTGCTCGTCAAAGCGGAGAATTCGGACCGCACCTACGATCGTTTCCGGAACCGGCTGATCTTTCCGATTCATTCCCTTCGGGAGGAGTGCCTCGGGTTCGGAGGCAGGATCCTTGGGGAAGGAGAGCCGAAGTATCTCAACTCGCCGGAGACCCCTCTTTTCCACAAGGGGGAGGTGCTCTATGGCCTGAATCGGACCGCGGAGGAAATCCGGAAGCGGGAAGAAGCGATCCTGGTGGAGGGCTATCTCGATTTTCTCAGTCTCTATCAGTCGGGGTTCCGAAACCTGGCGGCCGTGCTGGGCACCGGTTTTTCGGCCAACCACGCCCGGCTTCTCGGGCGTTTCGCGCGCCGGGCGATCGTCAATTTCGATCCCGATTCCGCGGGACAAGCCGCCACGCGCCGAAGCCTCGACGTTCTTCTGGAGTCGGGATTCGAAGTCCGGGTGCTGCGGCTCCCCGGCGGAAAGGATCCCGATCGGTTCGTGCGCGAGGAAGGGGCGGAGGCGTACCGGCGTCTGTCTGAGAATGCTCCGTCCTACCTCGAGTACCTGGCGCACGAGGCGGCGGGAAAAGTCGATTTGAGCTCGGCCGCTGGAAAGATCGAGGCGTTGAATCTGGTTCTTCCTTATGTGGCCCGGCTGGAGAACGCCGTGGCCAGGTCCGAACAGGTGAAACTCCTTTCGAGCCTATTTCGTATCCAGGACGCGATCGTTCTCCAGGAATTGAAGTCGACGGTCGCCGGCCGGAAAACGAATCTGAAATCGATTCCTCTGGAAGGGACAATTGGAGCCTCTTCCGGAAGCCCCGCGGCCCGGCTCGTCCGGATCTTGATTGACGAGCCCGAGGCCCGGCGGACGCTCCTCCCCGTCCTGAGGGACGAGGACCTCGAAGGAAGCGAAGTCGAGAGGATCTGGCACGTTGTCCGGGACTTGGCCCGATCGGGCGCGGAAATCAGCTATCCACGGATCGGCTCGCTCCTGCCCGACCCCGCGGATCAGGCGTTTCTGGTGAAGCTGGCAGCCCTTCCGGGCCCCGCTCTGAGCGTTGGCGACGGGGAAGAATGCCTCAAGAGTCTTCGCCGGCGGCCCCTGGCACGAAGGATGCAGGCTTTACAGGAGCGGTTGGAGCAGGCGCCCGCGGGTTCGAACGTTGACGATCTGCTCCGGAAGAAGATGGATCTGAGAAGGGAAATGCGAGCGTTGAAGAACCCTCCGGCCCCCTGA